The following is a genomic window from Candidatus Polarisedimenticolaceae bacterium.
TCTTCGGCACCCTTCACACCTCCACCGCGCCCTCCACCGTCGACCGCGTCATCGATCAGTTCCCCGCCGACCGCCAGGCACAGATCCGCGTCATGCTCTCGGAGTCGCTCAAGGGTGTCATCTCGCAGACGCTGCTCAAGAAGAAGGGCGGCGGACGGGTGGCGGCCCACGAGGTGCTCATCGGGGTTCCGGCGATCTCGAACCTGATCCGCGAGGGCAAGACGTTCCAGATTCCGAGCATCATGCAAACGTCCCGCAAGATCGGGATGATGATGCTCAACGACTCGCTCGTCGACCTCGTCCGCCGCGACGTCGTCACCCCCGATGAGGCGTACCTGAAGGCGGTCGACAAGCAGGGTCTGATCGGCCAGCTCAAGAACGCCAACCTCGGGCTGCCGTCGACGGGGTCGTCCGCGACCTCCTGACCCGCGGACGACCAAGAAACCTCTTGACAGCCTTGCGACGCCCTCTATATTGGGGCGCGATCGGGTGAGTCCACCAGATCTTGAGCCCCGTTCCCCCGGCGGTGCTCAATATTCAACCGGGGATAGGAGAATGGACATGGCGACGAAGAAAAAGGCTGCGAAGAAGACCACCAAGAAGAAGGCAGCCAAGAAGTAACTCGTCTTCAAGACAACTCAGGCCGTTCGTGGAAAGGGCCGGTGGCAACACCGGCCCTTTTCTTTTGGAAAAGAGCGGACAGCTAGCGAAAACCCTCTTTTCCGATCAGGCCTGGCGGATGACGCTCTGGCTCAGATCGATGAGATCGATGCCGAGGCGGGAGGCGATCTCGACGCTCCGGGTATCGCGGTAGAACTCGCCGTAGTAAATCGTGCGAATTCCGGCGTTCGCGATGAGCTTGAAGCAGTTCCAGCACGGTGAAGCGGTCGTGTAGATCTCGGCCCCTTCGATCCGCACCCCGTTCTTCGCCGCCTGGATGATCGCGTTCGCCTCGGCGTGCACCG
Proteins encoded in this region:
- a CDS encoding deaminase, with the translated sequence VHAEANAIIQAAKNGVRIEGAEIYTTASPCWNCFKLIANAGIRTIYYGEFYRDTRSVEIASRLGIDLIDLSQSVIRQA